In the Clostridium beijerinckii genome, one interval contains:
- the tyrS gene encoding tyrosine--tRNA ligase — MANVLDELLERGYIKQFTHEEETRKLLENEKITFYIGFDPTADSLHVGHFIAMMFMAHMQRAGHRPIALIGGGTAMVGDPSGKTDMRKMLTKEDIQHNVDSIKKQMERFIDFSDGKAILANNADWLLNLNYVDFLREVGVHFSVNRMLTAECFKQRLEKGLSFLEFNYMLMQGYDFYELNQKYNCKMQLGGDDQWSNMIAGVELVRRKAQGEAMAMTCTLLTNSQGQKMGKTVGGALWLDPAKTSPYDFYQYWRNVDDADVEKCLALLTFLPMDEVRRLGALEGAEINGAKKVLAYEITKLVHGEEEAKKAEEAATALFAGGADMSNVPTVTIAKEEIGLPILEVMASTKIIPSKKEGRRLIEQGGLSINGVKVEDVNRILTEEDFQDGAVLIKRGKKNYNKIEIK; from the coding sequence ATGGCAAATGTATTAGATGAGCTATTAGAGAGAGGATACATAAAACAATTTACACATGAAGAAGAAACAAGAAAATTATTGGAGAATGAAAAAATAACTTTCTATATAGGCTTTGATCCTACAGCAGATAGCTTACATGTAGGACATTTTATAGCAATGATGTTTATGGCTCATATGCAAAGAGCAGGACATAGACCGATAGCTTTAATTGGTGGTGGAACTGCCATGGTTGGAGATCCAAGTGGTAAAACTGATATGAGAAAAATGCTTACTAAAGAAGATATTCAGCATAATGTAGATTCTATTAAGAAACAAATGGAGAGATTTATAGATTTTTCTGATGGTAAGGCAATATTAGCAAACAATGCTGATTGGCTTTTAAATCTTAATTATGTTGATTTCTTAAGAGAAGTAGGAGTGCACTTTTCTGTAAACAGAATGTTAACAGCAGAATGCTTTAAACAAAGATTAGAAAAAGGATTATCATTCTTAGAATTTAACTATATGTTAATGCAAGGATATGATTTTTATGAATTAAATCAAAAATATAACTGTAAAATGCAGCTTGGCGGAGATGATCAATGGTCTAATATGATAGCTGGAGTTGAACTTGTAAGAAGAAAAGCTCAAGGGGAAGCTATGGCTATGACTTGTACTTTACTTACAAATAGTCAAGGACAAAAAATGGGTAAGACTGTTGGAGGAGCATTATGGTTAGATCCTGCAAAAACTTCACCATATGATTTTTATCAATATTGGAGAAATGTAGATGATGCAGATGTTGAAAAATGCTTGGCATTATTGACATTCTTACCAATGGATGAAGTGAGGAGATTAGGTGCGCTTGAAGGAGCTGAGATAAATGGAGCTAAGAAAGTTCTTGCGTATGAGATAACTAAACTTGTTCATGGAGAAGAAGAAGCTAAGAAGGCAGAAGAAGCAGCAACAGCATTATTTGCTGGTGGAGCTGATATGTCAAATGTTCCAACTGTTACTATAGCTAAAGAAGAAATTGGTTTACCTATATTAGAGGTAATGGCAAGTACTAAAATTATTCCATCTAAAAAAGAAGGTAGAAGATTAATTGAGCAAGGTGGCTTGTCTATTAATGGAGTCAAAGTTGAGGACGTTAATAGAATCTTAACTGAAGAAGACTTCCAAGATGGTGCTGTATTAATTAAAAGAGGAAAGAAAAACTATAATAAGATAGAAATTAAATAA